TTTTATAACTTTTAATGAGGTTTTACCGTTATATATAAACCGCCTTGGTAGTGAGTATATTTAATTTGTGCGATTTTGTCAATGGTTGAGCAAATAAAAAACAGGAATGTCTTTAAAGTAAAATTCAATTATAATTTTGTTATCGATTATTGCAGAAAAAGAAAAATTCATATTAAAATGCGAAGACCTTCAAAATTTGAAGGCCTTCATTTTTAACCTGGGCTCTGGGATGGGTCACTACTTCTTGGATAAGTTCGCTCCTCTTGAAATTTGCCGTCCTGTTTATGGATGATTACATTTGAATTTCCATTATGATTTTTAGCGTACTCAATTGTTTTTTGCATTACTTCGGCTTTAGTGCTTCCTGTTGTTGACGCTCTCTGGCCTCCTTCAACTTTTCCTTCCCAGCCTTCTTCTGTTTTCGTGACGTGATACGTCTTTCTTTTAGTCATTTTATAATATTTTAGTAGTTAAAATTTGTTGATACGATGACTCATTAATCCCCAAAGTCCATTTTTTCCTCTGACCAGTACGATGCGGGTATGATTTGATTCTGTCTGATCCAGTAATGGGACTTACACTCAAAACTACGATTTCCTATGGATGGGAAAAGAGTAATTGATTTACCATTAAACGTCAATTCCCAAAAATTTGGATTTATAGGAGTTATTACCTTGCTACCGCATCCGCATGCGCATAGATGAACCGCAGTTTTATATTGAAGTGTAATATAAAGCACACCCTCTTCTAGTTCCAATGGAATGGATTCTACAAAACTATAGATCAGCGAAGTCTTCATTTATAATTTTTCCTGTATTAATAAAGTAGAGATTGTTATATTCTCCTTTTAGATCTTGATAGAATCCAAAAATCTTTTTCCAGCGTATAACAGCTAATGTGGCATTTAAACAATTCAGTTCAGCAATCTGTATATTTGTAGAATATTGGTTTTCAATTATTTCTTCTGCGCCTATACGGTTTTTAAGATGCGTATTGTTTTGATATGTTCCAACTGTAACTCGTATCGTTCCCAGAAGTTTGTTTTCATGGCGTTGCATACCCATTCCAACATCTATAAATGGGATTTTTAACTCAAGCAATGATTTCGTAATAAAGTCTCGTGCTGTATTTTTATCGACACTGATGAAAACAAAGTTATATTTTGAAAATTCATGAATATTGTTTTCAGTTACAAACGTCGGATGTGTGACTATTCCATGACGCATTTTGGAATATATTTTGGAATAATACTCAACTTTCAAAACATTACTGGTCGTTCCAAATTCGTCTGAACCTGCTGCACCTGGGGCTCTAAAAGCATTGTGAACCTGAAATTCATCTCCGTCATATAAGTGAATTTCCATTATATTAGTTTTAGATATAAGGTCAAGAATGTATGAACCGGTTCCTCCCAAGCCTATAATTGCTATTTTTTGTCCTTCAAACTTTGTGTTTAAATCAGTGATGCCGGCTCTAGATGAGTTAGTATCTGGGTATTTAAAAATATCATTCATTTGTTTTTCTGTTTATTGGTTTGCTAGTTACCGAAATATCTATTGCCATTGCTTGAGAGCATAAAATTTCTGAATAAGTCCTTACTTTTTCATAATAATCGGGATAGTTTCCACTAATAGGTTTGCTGGAAAAGTAATGATTAACTGTTATTTTGTTTGTAAGATCATGATTGCTTGAATTATTTATAACACCCCTTAATACTACACCATTATTGTCGCATGGAGTTTCACCAATAAAATAGATAGTATGATCAGGAGGCAATCCTACTCGGAAAGGAGTTGCTAGCGTAAGTACGCACACTAATGTGCCGTATTTAACTTCCTTGATAGAATTTACATATGGGATTTGGTGAACCAGCAGATGCTGGTCACCTATAATCTCAATATCGTAACCTGACTCCCATAATTTCAGGAGATCAGGACTATGACTGACAAGTTGCGGTAGCATGGAAAATCATTTTATTTTTAACAAATACAGAAGAGTCTTTAATCATTGAACCCTCAATGTTTTGTTTAGGTCCATCTTCGTAGGCTACAGTGTATACCATTGTAGGGCTGTCGTTATAATTTCCATAAGCAAGAACAATAACCTCTTCAAAAGTTATTTTTGGTTTTTTCCATGAGTGATTAACTCCGGCAACGTTGATAATCACTTCAAAATTTATCTCGACAGTGTAAAAACGCTCGATTGAAGGGCGTGCTAGATCAACTTGCTCATCATCCTCAATTAGGTTATCTAAATATGGTTTCTTATTGTCTAAATAAATTTTGTCATCAGCATCAATACCTGCTATTTCGCGAATCTGCTTGCCGTTTATAAACTGCTCTGGCCAATCAAATAGTTTTCCATTAACGGTAAATTTAAGTTTCTCTGCAGTGTAGAAATCTTCAATACCTTGCCTTGCTAAATTGACTCTGGTATCTTCAAAAATCAATTCGTCCTCCCATGGTTCAGTGATTTGTAAATAAAGTTTGTCATCACTTTTGATTCCTGCAATTTTTCGGATTTGCTCACCTGTAATATACTGATCAAACCATTCGTAACTCTTTTTATTGACTACGAAATTCAGTGCCGGTTTACCGGCGTTTTCTTTGTTGTGCTGCATAGCAATACGATTTTAAGTTTAAAATTAGTGACCCACACTAAGTATGTAGGTATTGTATAATATTATTTCGTATTGCTACTTGCGTAGTTCGATGAGAATTACTACTTTTGCAGTACAAAATACATAGGGATTTGAGATGAGAAGTCTCAAAATAAAATGCTTCGACACATTACCCTCTAGAAACCGCCTAATTAATTATTCCACTAATTAATTGGGCTTTTTTTTTTCTTTTCTCGGCTTTCTTTTTTTTTTGTAAAGGTACAATTAAATTTATATCGCACAAGTTTTTCTATACTTTTTTTTTATGTATAGATTTATAAAACTTTTGTATAGATTTATAAAATTTTTTATATCTTTGCGGAAAAATTAAATTTAATTCACTATGGCTTTTTCAGAAATAGATGCGTTTTATAATGAATTAGGATTGAGGATTAAAACACAAAGACTTGCCCTAAATATAACTCAAGAAGCGCTCGCGCAAGAATTAGAATTAACGAGAGCGTCTATTATTAACCTAGAAAATGGACGACATAAACCTTCTATTTATCAAATTGTATTAATTGCAAAGTATTTTAATATTGATTATACGATGTTAGTCCCTATGCCTTCGGAATTAGTTGTAGAAAAGGAGAAAAAAACTGTTCCTGACCTAAGTAATATGGTCAGCGATCAGGAAGAGATAGATAGTCCTTCTAAGCAAGCTATTCTTGATTTTTTGTCGTCTGTTAAAAACAAATAACATATGAATGTTAAACTTATAAATAGTAAAGTAAATGCAATTTTAAGATCATATTCTGTATTAGAACTGCCAATTGATATCGAAGCTATTGCTAGAGCTCGTGGTCTTAAAATAATAGGATATTCTTTAGGTGATGATGTATCTGGATTGTTATCAATCGAAAATGGGGTTGGAACGATTGGATATAATCATGATGAAACAAATATTCCAAGAAGAAGGTTTACTATTGCTCATGAATTAGGACATTTTGAGTTACACAAAGATAAGTCTGATCTATTTGTTGATAAGCAATTTATTTATAGAAGTCATAGCTCAGGAGATACACCTATAAAAAAAGAAATGGAACATGAGGCCAATATGTTCGCATCAAATATTTTAATGCCTACATCTCTCTTGCGGAGAGAAATTGAAAAATACGATATTAGTGAAGAAGGAATAAAACAGCTGGCGGAAATTTTCAATGTAAGTACAACTGCAATGTCAATACGTATTTCCAGTCTAGGTCTAATTTAACTTAAGTAATTTAAAATTTTATGCCAAAGGAAAAGTGGTTAATTGATCCTGCAGAGTTAGACGAATTTCAACGTGATATTCTTGGTCTTGGACTGAACGATAGCTATGCAGTTAAAGGTTGTGCGGGCAGCGGAAAGACAATTTTGGCATTATATAAGGCAAATGATATCAGGATTGAAACTATTGCAGAGGATGAAAATGCAATACCTAGTTTTACGATGATTGTATATACAAAAGCTCTTAGAGAATTTATACGATCGGGTATAATCGAGTTAGGAATCTCAATTAAACAAGTGATACATTGGGAAAAATGGGATGGAGATATGGTTGATCATATTATTGTAGACGAAGCTCAGGATTTTACCAAAGGAAGAATAGATGTTTTTAATGATTCAAAGTTAAAATCACTGATGCTTTATGGTGATACACAGCAAAAACTTTATCCGGGAGGTATGTCTATTGAAGATACAGCCTTATATCTCGATATACCCCAAAAAGAGTTGCTGAAAAATTATAGATTGCCGAAGTCTATTGCATCAATTGCCTCTTATTTAGGTGATGATAAACAGTTAGAAGATAAATGTGTTAAAACTGTAATTGAAAAACCTCGTTTGAAAAAATTTGAGTCCTGGCAAAAAGAATTGGATTTTATAATAAATGAAATTAAAACCCGAAATCTAACTGACGTAGCAATTTTAGTTCCTTTTAATATAGTAAAAAGAGCGAAAAGTAATAACGAGCATCGTAATGTAGAAACAATTAAGCAGTATTTTGATAGTGTTGGGTTTCGTCACGAAGTTAAAATGAGTGAAGATGAATCTAGTGCATTTGAATTAGATTTTGATTCAGAAAACCCTAAAGTTATGACATTTCACAGTTCAAAAGGTTTGCAGTTTGAGACAGTTTTTATCCCATTCTGTGACTATCCTAATCATGATGAGTGGTTTGACAGAAATTTTGGAAATCCATTTTATGTTGCTGTTACAAGAACTTACAAAAATCTTTATTTTACACATTCTGAGAGGTTATCCCTCTTTCTTAAAAATGTACCATCAAATAAATTTGATTAATTAGAATGCATTATTACTACCCCCTTTCATCAAAAGATTTTACGTTTGAAAATATTTTTTCAAGTGAGTCAATTTCACCTCCATTTTTTTATAAGAATAGAGGTTTTGGTATTGATTATTTTTATGTAATTCCTATAATTAATCATAATAATGCAATAATATTATTTAGTAACCCTCCTATTTACGAGTTAACTGATAATTATAAAATTATTCTACAGATTGATGAAAATTCTCTTGATCTAGACAATCTTATTTTTTTGCAAGAAGGAGTCTTTGCTTATCAAAAAACAATTTATCTTGATAAATCTAATTTTATATTGAACTTCTTTTCTGAAAAAGACAGACGTGTTTCAATTTTAAAAGCGGCTACTTCTTTGCCAACTAAAAATGTTGAGAAATTTTTAAATAACTTTAAAGTAATAGATGAAGAATCTTGTATTAGTTTTGATTTTAAAAGTGAATTATACAATTTAGAGACTTCTAGTAGTAAAATAATACTTCAAGAAGATAAAAAGTTTAATCAATTTAAAGGCTTGGTGTATGGTATCACAACAGGTCTATATAATTACCAGCCAGAGGGCGAAAAACTTTTCAGGAGACTTTTAAAAGAAATAGTCAACTCTTTTGCTGAACTTAAAAGCAGATTTGCTGATGGAAATGCTTCATATTCGAAAAATAAAGATAAGAACAAAGAGAATGATAATTATTTTTATACAAAACAACTTCTTGATTTAATTGATCTTGCAAAAGAAACTTATTATAATGTTTATGGTGAGTTAAATTTTAACGAGGATGTATTAGCTGAAATTTTGTACGAGAAATTGGAGAGCGTTTCATCATTAGAAGAAGCTAAGCAATTTATTAAATTTATTAAGATAAGAGATGAAGCTTTTGATACTTTAGAATTTCAAGACTTAAAGAAGAAGTTTTCGAATTACTCCAATTACCAGCAAAATGAAAGTCCGATTAATAGGCTAGGTATTTTAATTAACCAATTTGTCAATAAATCTATAAATAACACAAAAAATAAATACGATTTAACTGAATTAAATGACAATATTAAAATTCTTATTTACGAAATTGATCAATATGCAGCAAACTCCTTGAGAGGTAATTCTCATCATGAAAATTTTTCAATTGATAGTTTGGAATATGATTTTAATAAGAATGAAATCAATATTAAAAATAAATTTCATGGATTATCAGATAATGAATTATTTGATATGGTTTCAATAAATAATATTATTTTAAAATTCTCTGATAAAAATGATAAAATACTAAGAAAAGATGCCATTTTACATATTGTAAAGG
The Flavobacterium humidisoli DNA segment above includes these coding regions:
- a CDS encoding DUF2188 domain-containing protein — encoded protein: MTKRKTYHVTKTEEGWEGKVEGGQRASTTGSTKAEVMQKTIEYAKNHNGNSNVIIHKQDGKFQEERTYPRSSDPSQSPG
- a CDS encoding DUF6527 family protein — protein: MKTSLIYSFVESIPLELEEGVLYITLQYKTAVHLCACGCGSKVITPINPNFWELTFNGKSITLFPSIGNRSFECKSHYWIRQNQIIPASYWSEEKMDFGD
- a CDS encoding ThiF family adenylyltransferase; amino-acid sequence: MNDIFKYPDTNSSRAGITDLNTKFEGQKIAIIGLGGTGSYILDLISKTNIMEIHLYDGDEFQVHNAFRAPGAAGSDEFGTTSNVLKVEYYSKIYSKMRHGIVTHPTFVTENNIHEFSKYNFVFISVDKNTARDFITKSLLELKIPFIDVGMGMQRHENKLLGTIRVTVGTYQNNTHLKNRIGAEEIIENQYSTNIQIAELNCLNATLAVIRWKKIFGFYQDLKGEYNNLYFINTGKIINEDFADL
- a CDS encoding DUF6791 domain-containing protein; amino-acid sequence: MLPQLVSHSPDLLKLWESGYDIEIIGDQHLLVHQIPYVNSIKEVKYGTLVCVLTLATPFRVGLPPDHTIYFIGETPCDNNGVVLRGVINNSSNHDLTNKITVNHYFSSKPISGNYPDYYEKVRTYSEILCSQAMAIDISVTSKPINRKTNE
- a CDS encoding multiubiquitin domain-containing protein — encoded protein: MQHNKENAGKPALNFVVNKKSYEWFDQYITGEQIRKIAGIKSDDKLYLQITEPWEDELIFEDTRVNLARQGIEDFYTAEKLKFTVNGKLFDWPEQFINGKQIREIAGIDADDKIYLDNKKPYLDNLIEDDEQVDLARPSIERFYTVEINFEVIINVAGVNHSWKKPKITFEEVIVLAYGNYNDSPTMVYTVAYEDGPKQNIEGSMIKDSSVFVKNKMIFHATATCQS
- a CDS encoding helix-turn-helix transcriptional regulator; the encoded protein is MAFSEIDAFYNELGLRIKTQRLALNITQEALAQELELTRASIINLENGRHKPSIYQIVLIAKYFNIDYTMLVPMPSELVVEKEKKTVPDLSNMVSDQEEIDSPSKQAILDFLSSVKNK
- a CDS encoding ImmA/IrrE family metallo-endopeptidase, whose protein sequence is MNVKLINSKVNAILRSYSVLELPIDIEAIARARGLKIIGYSLGDDVSGLLSIENGVGTIGYNHDETNIPRRRFTIAHELGHFELHKDKSDLFVDKQFIYRSHSSGDTPIKKEMEHEANMFASNILMPTSLLRREIEKYDISEEGIKQLAEIFNVSTTAMSIRISSLGLI
- a CDS encoding 3'-5' exonuclease; the protein is MPKEKWLIDPAELDEFQRDILGLGLNDSYAVKGCAGSGKTILALYKANDIRIETIAEDENAIPSFTMIVYTKALREFIRSGIIELGISIKQVIHWEKWDGDMVDHIIVDEAQDFTKGRIDVFNDSKLKSLMLYGDTQQKLYPGGMSIEDTALYLDIPQKELLKNYRLPKSIASIASYLGDDKQLEDKCVKTVIEKPRLKKFESWQKELDFIINEIKTRNLTDVAILVPFNIVKRAKSNNEHRNVETIKQYFDSVGFRHEVKMSEDESSAFELDFDSENPKVMTFHSSKGLQFETVFIPFCDYPNHDEWFDRNFGNPFYVAVTRTYKNLYFTHSERLSLFLKNVPSNKFD